One region of Pogona vitticeps strain Pit_001003342236 chromosome 1, PviZW2.1, whole genome shotgun sequence genomic DNA includes:
- the CHST1 gene encoding carbohydrate sulfotransferase 1: MQCSWKAVLLLALASIAIQYTAIRTFTTKSFHSCPVPNPMNCSLNQETESADRLCDESPTLPYNISKKTHVLILATTRSGSSFVGQLFNQHFDVFYLFEPLYHVQITLFPKLTQAKVFADRRIMLGAGRDLLRSLYECDLYFLENYIKPQPVNHTTDRLFRRGASKALCSPPVCETLTPIDIPLEEGDCVKKCGTLNLTLATESCKDHGHVAIKTVRVPEVNDLRGLVDDPRLNLKIIQLVRDPRGILASRTETFRDTYRLWRIWDGTGRKPYNLEVSQLTTVCEDFLNSVSTGLSRPPWLKGKYMLVRYEDLARNPLKKTEEIYEFLGIPMDSNVERWIQNNTRGDRSAAKHKYGTVRNSAATAEKWRFRLSYEIVAFVQNACEQVLVQLGYKLVSSEKELKNLSISLVEERDFLPFW, from the coding sequence ATGCAATGTTCTTGGAAGGCTGTCCTCCTACTTGCTTTGGCTTCCATTGCTATCCAGTACACAGCCATCCGCACCTTCACAACCAAATCCTTCCACAGCTGCCCTGTACCTAATCCAATGAACTGCAGCCTGAATCAAGAGACTGAATCAGCAGACAGACTTTGTGATGAAAGCCCCACCCTCCCTTATAACATTTCCAAGAAGACGCATGTTCTGATCCTGGCCACTACCAGAAGTGGTTCTTCTTTTGTTGGGCAGCTCTTTAATCAGCACTTCGATGTCTTCTATTTATTTGAGCCTCTCTACCATGTCCAGATCACCTTGTTCCCAAAGCTAACACAGGCCAAGGTCTTTGCGGATCGACGGATCATGCTGGGGGCTGGCAGAGATTTGCTGAGGAGTCTTTATGAGTGTGATCTTTATTTCTTGGAAAATTATATCAAACCTCAGCCAGTGAACCACACCACGGACAGGCTTTTCCGAAGGGGAGCCAGCAAAGCTCTGTGCTCCCCTCCAGTTTGTGAGACCTTGACACCCATTGATATTCCCCTGGAAGAAGGGGACTGTGTGAAAAAATGTGGCACTTTGAACCTGACTCTGGCCACTGAGTCATGCAAAGATCATGGGCATGTTGCTATCAAAACAGTGCGGGTGCCCGAGGTCAATGATCTCCGAGGTCTGGTGGATGATCCCAGGCTCAACCTGAAGATTATACAACTGGTGAGAGACCCTAGGGGGATCCTGGCTTCAAGGACAGAGACATTCAGAGACACTTACAGACTTTGGCGGATCTGGGATGGAACAGGTAGGAAACCGTATAACCTGGAAGTGTCACAGCTCACCACTGTCTGTGAGGACTTTTTGAACTCTGTTTCCACTGGACTGAGCCGGCCTCCCTGGCTCAAGGGCAAATATATGCTGGTGAGATATGAAGACCTGGCCAGGAACCccttaaaaaaaactgaagagaTATATGAGTTCCTTGGTATCCCAATGGACAGCAATGTGGAACGATGGATACAGAATAACACAAGAGGGGACAGATCTGCAGCCAAACACAAGTATGGGACTGTCCGAAATTCAGCAGCAACTGCAGAGAAGTGGCGGTTCCGCCTCTCCTATGAAATTGTGGCATTTGTGCAGAATGCATGCGAGCAGGTGTTGGTACAGCTGGGTTACAAACTGGTGTCCtctgagaaggaattaaagaacctctccaTCAGTCTGGTGGAAGAAAGGgactttctgcctttctggtAA